CCATTAGAGTCAACTCTCGGACCTCAAGGTCTAAAACGAGCGATCTTCATTGCTTATAACTACTGGGTTTTGTCTTATTGCTCTGATTTGGTATCTAGGCGTCTAGCTAATAAATTATTTTTTGACCATTGTATCCAATTGATATTAAAGTTTCTTTTCCTCGCAACAAAAGTTCAGAGTCAGCATTGACATTATGGTTGACTTTGTGGCTTTCTTACAACAGGGACTTGATGTGAAGCATGGGCCCGAGGAGCAGAATCGCTCAGCGGTGGATCAATGCAAAGAGTCTCCTGGATTTCAAAGTTTGGTGACAACCAATATGGATATGGCAACAACTCAATTGGATTATAACCAGTTCAATCTCCATCTCGATCTTGAGCACCATTACTTGAATGGATATCTTGGGATCGGTGTAGACACGACAAATCCCATTTCAGGATTCCTTCCCATTATATGTCCCCCTCCTTCAGCATTCTTGGGTCCAAAATGTGCTCTCTGGGATTGTCCTCGGCCTGCTCAAGGAGCCGACTGGTGGCTAGACTATTGTAGTAGTTTTCATGCTACTCTTGCACTCAATGAAGGTCCACCTGGAATGACTCCTGTCCTACGACCTGGCGGCATTGGCCTGAAGGACGGTTTGCTTTTTGCTGCTTTGAGTGCCAAGGTACAAGGAAAAGATGTTGGCATTCCGGAATGTGAAGGGGCAGCAACAACCAAATCCCCTTGGAATGCCCCTGGTATCTTTCTTCATCCGCCTGTCTTTGTTTTTTTCTTCCTGTATCTATTTTATATTTCCTGTCATGTCCTATATTTACGTTTTCCTAATGAGTAGGTTAGAATGTAATAATGGTTGGCTCCATCAGCACGGTTTCAACCCGTGAAATAATGGGGGTATAATAGCCTTTATTACATACAGACTCTAAACCAGAACAAAAATTCTCATATGAGACAGTTTCATAATACGATTATCGTGAGAAACCGGAAACATAAACAAATGGCCAAGACAGGCAAAAGGGAATAATTAAACAAATTGGCGAGGCAAAAGTAGTAAATGAATgtgtaatttttattgtaattctGAGATATGCTCATTACGTTTTCTGCATGTTTATTATTGCAGAGTTATTTGATCTCTCGGTTCTTGAAGGCGAGACAATTAGGGAGTGGCTCTTTTTCGACAAGCCTCGCAGAGCATTTGAGAGTGGGAATAGAAAGCAGAGGTCCTTGCCAGATTACAGCGGTCGAGGTTGGCACGAGTCAAGAAAACAAGTTATGAATGAGTTCAATGGGTTGAAGAGATCTTATTATATGGACCCACAACCGCTAAATATTTATGAATGGCATCTCTATGAGTACGAGATCAATAAGTGTGACGCGTGTGCCCTCTACAGATTGGAACTCAAGCTCGTGGATGGTAAGAAGACACCTAGAGGCAAAACAGCACACGATTCCCTTTCTGAGCTCCAAAAGAAGATGGGAAGGCTTACCGCTGAATTTCCTCTCGACAATAAACGCCCACTGAAAGGGGGTGCTAAGATTAATGGCAAGGATGGTATCGGAAACCTCTCTGTTCCTAACCGGTCTGTGGGTCCTGATGAAACGTTTGAATTCGGAGCTAGTGCACCGTATGGATACCTTGTCGACAATATAAATGGGTATTATCTTAAATAGAGGAAGAGAAATCAAAGAACCCGAAAAGGTATAGTTGGTGGATTTTGTTCATCTACTAACAGCTACATTTTAGCCGGGACTGCGGGAGGCATCTTCAATCTTCAATAACATTAATTGGACCCTCGATTTTTACCCGTATGAGGATCTTGTAAATATATTGTCATTTATAACCGAGACAATTGCCTCTTCCGTTTCTGGAGCATATCCTGACCAGTGAAAGCGGCGAGACTCGAGAAGTGTTACAAACCGTATGAACTGCTGATATTGCTCTTTGAACATTCATGTTATGAAGTCTCTTAACAAGATTGCTGTTACATTCTGGTTGTAATGTTTAAAACTAGCAGGTGTCTTACTTGCTCTTCATTCCTGCATATTACTAAAAGATTACAGGAAGTTTACCCTTGTTGGTTGAGTATAGGTGCATGAATCGGTTACATTTAGAAAGTTTCACTCTTTCCCAAATCACAGCTGAAATTATCAATGTCACTTCACTGGATTTACAGAAGGAAAATAACGTAACAGCCGCTTAAAATTCCATGTATTAAAAAGCTTGTTTTTCAACCGCGGCCCTGAATTACAATCAACTACATGATTAAATCGTTTATAAGCTCCTGATATCCCAGTGAACATCAGTTTGCAGGAATCTGAAGCACGGAGAATGTAATGGAGAGGAAGTTGAGTCCTTAGCAATGTTATGGATCAAGCCGAGTCTTTAGTAAAAGGCAAACCATTGTTCCTCGGTATTTGCTTGCTTCCGCTGAAGGCATCACTTTTTTTGTGTGCGAAGGATACAATATACAGCCAGTTCCATCAAGGCCaacatttgtgtttttttttttccctgCAATCGTCTAAATCTGACCCGCTGAAGTATACCTTACTAGGAAACACCTGATTCGGAATGACTCAAAATGACTAATTTAAAATCACATTTACACGACAAATGACCTGACCCGAATATTAGTCTGACACCGCCTATATTGAATATTGAAGTCTATCGTTGACATGCAGGAATGCAGGATTGCAGGTACATAACCTCTGCACTGTGATGTCTTCTATTTTTTACAGTTCTTTCATTCTTACTTGTCATTTT
This sequence is a window from Silene latifolia isolate original U9 population chromosome 8, ASM4854445v1, whole genome shotgun sequence. Protein-coding genes within it:
- the LOC141596127 gene encoding transcription factor VOZ1 produces the protein MRKVLKRNGCKSASHQFFKDRAKNRVDDLQMMFSDLQSARKESRTVEATVLEEQVYQMLREWKAELNEPSPASSLQNDSLGTFSTDIYRLLHLCDEEDDATSPFELSAPKPEPDIQNFQSGRAIVIQEGLDVKHGPEEQNRSAVDQCKESPGFQSLVTTNMDMATTQLDYNQFNLHLDLEHHYLNGYLGIGVDTTNPISGFLPIICPPPSAFLGPKCALWDCPRPAQGADWWLDYCSSFHATLALNEGPPGMTPVLRPGGIGLKDGLLFAALSAKVQGKDVGIPECEGAATTKSPWNAPELFDLSVLEGETIREWLFFDKPRRAFESGNRKQRSLPDYSGRGWHESRKQVMNEFNGLKRSYYMDPQPLNIYEWHLYEYEINKCDACALYRLELKLVDGKKTPRGKTAHDSLSELQKKMGRLTAEFPLDNKRPLKGGAKINGKDGIGNLSVPNRSVGPDETFEFGASAPYGYLVDNINGYYLK